Proteins encoded by one window of Salinigranum rubrum:
- a CDS encoding ParA family protein, whose protein sequence is MLSYAVYSEAGGVGKTTMTANLAVAHARAGLDVLAVPLDPQDGDLSYLFDVDQDRANSEVDTLVHHLVNRNSGELTDLIKTVEHGVDIIPEHNRLEDLAEALRKERDARSDFGESFPMYTQLQRVLREAEIHKQYDVLIVDPPASSGPHLYNALDATRNIVLPFEPSGKGQASVSGLNDLVTNLESQLEINIGVLAVVPNRVKGTRDQKAIIGEIEEQGFDTPVVFGDRTSLLEGCWREKCSAYRYIQEHRNQRRDYELETLAQFDRLARHLESEGNIEAPNPPNPGELDRDETEVKA, encoded by the coding sequence ATGCTCTCGTACGCGGTGTACAGTGAGGCAGGTGGCGTCGGCAAAACGACGATGACAGCAAATCTGGCCGTAGCACACGCCAGAGCCGGACTCGACGTGCTCGCAGTTCCGCTTGACCCGCAAGACGGAGACCTGAGCTACCTCTTTGACGTCGACCAGGACCGTGCCAACAGCGAGGTTGACACTCTTGTTCACCACCTCGTTAATCGTAACAGTGGTGAATTAACCGATCTTATCAAGACGGTCGAACACGGGGTCGACATCATCCCGGAACATAACCGGTTGGAGGACTTAGCCGAGGCACTCCGGAAGGAACGCGATGCACGGAGCGATTTCGGAGAGTCATTCCCGATGTACACCCAGTTACAGCGGGTTCTTCGTGAGGCAGAAATCCATAAACAGTACGACGTTCTCATCGTGGATCCACCTGCAAGCTCCGGTCCACACCTCTACAATGCCCTAGACGCGACGAGAAATATCGTTCTTCCGTTCGAGCCATCGGGTAAGGGGCAAGCGTCGGTAAGTGGCTTGAACGACCTCGTAACGAACCTCGAGAGTCAACTAGAAATCAACATCGGAGTGTTAGCGGTCGTCCCGAACCGCGTGAAAGGGACTCGCGATCAAAAAGCGATTATTGGAGAGATTGAAGAGCAAGGATTCGACACTCCAGTCGTCTTCGGCGATCGCACATCGTTGCTTGAAGGATGCTGGCGAGAGAAATGTAGCGCCTATCGTTACATCCAAGAACATCGGAACCAGCGACGCGACTACGAACTCGAAACCCTCGCTCAATTCGACCGACTCGCCCGCCACTTAGAGTCAGAAGGGAACATCGAGGCTCCAAACCCACCAAATCCAGGTGAATTGGACCGTGACGAGACGGAGGTGAAAGCATGA
- a CDS encoding antitoxin VapB family protein — MGTTIDLTEDVYERLKARKRDDESFTDLITRLLDETAADWREGFGTLDADETKELEQAVKASRGRMSEGLTARQQEALSNLSDVEDTDETT; from the coding sequence ATGGGAACAACTATCGATCTTACAGAAGACGTGTATGAACGTCTGAAAGCTCGTAAACGAGACGATGAGAGTTTCACAGACTTGATAACTCGGCTTCTGGACGAGACGGCAGCCGATTGGCGTGAAGGATTCGGGACGCTTGACGCGGACGAAACTAAAGAACTTGAGCAAGCAGTCAAAGCGTCTCGCGGTCGGATGAGTGAAGGACTTACGGCACGACAACAGGAGGCACTCAGCAACCTCTCCGATGTCGAGGACACTGATGAAACTACTTGA